Proteins encoded by one window of Aspergillus puulaauensis MK2 DNA, chromosome 4, nearly complete sequence:
- a CDS encoding uncharacterized protein (COG:S;~EggNog:ENOG410PNWE;~PFAM:PF17183,PF12754): MSELAFTKSFLSTLDSRPVKLRADYVHDQGQTPRTPYVLPRLQPPHPSMPKKTATKDANPGSSKSITITLKSARNPVLEITLRNAPLATTSVSDLKDAVRERIVETSTDNKVSLEKIKILYKRKPVSGTGKTVADVVSDAGDEELLSGGKGVEFGIMVMGGARVVEGQGEKGEAESSGESTAKAAVGPSGEALLETEQFWGDLQGYLEQRLKDEDVAKKWTGLFKDTWTARR; encoded by the exons ACAAAGTCCTTCCTCTCAACGCTTGACTCCCGCCCGGTCAAGCTTCGAGCCGACTATGTCCACGACCAAGGACAGACACCTCGTACTCCT TATGTCCTCCCCCGCCTACAACCCCCACACCCCTCCATGCCCAAGAAGACCGCAACCAAAGACGCAAACCCCGGCTCATCCAAATCGATCACGATCACACTGAAATCCGCCCGGAACCCCGTTCTTGAAATCACGCTGCGCAATGCCCcgctggcgacgacgagcgTGTCCGATCTGAAAGATGCGGTCCGGGAGCGGATTGTCGAGACCAGTACAGACAATAAGGTTTCGTTGGAGAAGATTAAGATTCTATATAAGCGGAAGCCGGTCAGTGGGACAGGAAAAACTGTTGCGGATGTTGTCAGTGACGCTGGGGACGAGGAGCTGCTCAGTGGTGGGAAGGGTGTGGAGTTTGGGATTATGGTTATGGGTGGTGCTAGAGTTGTTGAGGGGCAGGGTGAGAAGGGAGAGGCGGAGAGCAGCGGAGAATCTACGGCGAAGGCTGCGGTTGGTCCCAGTGGTGAGGCTTTACTGGAGACGGAGCAGTTCTGGGGTGACTTGCAGGGATATTTGGAGCAGAGGCTtaaggatgaggatgttgcgaAGAAATGGACAGGACTGTTCAAGGATACCTGGACTGCCAGGCGGTGA